The Hippoglossus hippoglossus isolate fHipHip1 chromosome 2, fHipHip1.pri, whole genome shotgun sequence genome includes a region encoding these proteins:
- the mlpha gene encoding melanophilin a isoform X1, producing the protein MERKLDLSRLSDEEAKHVWEVIQRDFNLRKKEEVRLGDLKTQIEKEDTKRELLGSQSQLSDSMCIRCLQPFKFLVNSKRQCLDCRMYTCKSCSRYNKKEHGWVCDNCRMTRVLKIGTVGWYHDNVRNRFKRFGSAKVMRSLYKRLNGDGGRDDDTQSMPDVRNYMGNVNEDDHGESEAQRYKVMRKSKRLLSVHPLDFDSEEYFPHSRRTSVQQMQEDRFYRNDADYETYNHRGNRRKSLDRYAMRPEDNAESRMVRTRSLSKISSSVARQQYVDTSDEDEYPRYPPPMYQQPPHRRKNSRASSQETLGQAPPINELSKRMSAIESLLSRLEEKMTPGDEAPTPSAQNEEDKLRRKLSELAGNLSDKGLSSDDEKKPFPLGKGAAGARGAAVTLGSLKVKELSSSSDEVPTEAQKRSTAAALCDLTTEVLRTINATENAMVEYGLSEPTDRSHLVGTDVKQADDAFRELEENVYITAGQSYELETKLRKLEQSAKNHFGGTTDSELSDLEDVVALTAARVQSAESEVSDIESKIAALSAAGSKKKTPGSHQRKKSTQDLSKTNGAQWRSNNVY; encoded by the exons ATGGAGCGAAAACTGGATCTTTCTCGTCTGTCGGACGAAGAAGCAAAACACGTCTGGGAGGTGATTCAACGAGATTTTAACCTTCGGAAAAAAGAGGAGGTGCGACTGGG CGACTTGAAGACTCAAATTGAGAAGGAGGACACGAAGCGAGAGTTGTTGGGTTCTCAGAGTCAACTGTCGGACTCTATGTGTATTCGTTGTCTTCAACCGTTCAAGTTCCTGGTCAACAGTAAACGTCAGTGTCTCGACTGTCGCATGTACACGTGCAAATCCTGCAGCCGCTACAACAAGAAGGAGCACGGCTGGGTGTGTGATAACTGCCGCATGACCAG GGTGTTGAAGATCGGCACTGTGGGTTGGTACCATGACAACGTCAGAAACCGATTCAAACGCTTCGGCAGCGCCAAGGTCATGAGGTCGTTGTACAAGAGGCTGAACGGGGACG GTGGTCGTGATGATGACACGCAGAGTATGCCGGACGTCCGTAACT ACATGGGCAACGTTAACGAGGACGACCACGGCGAGTCCGAGGCTCAGCGCTACAAAGTG ATGAGGAAGAGTAAACGTCTGCTGTCAGTTCATCCGCTTGACTTTGACTCCGAGGAATATTTTCCTCATTCACGACGAACATCTGTGCAG CAGATGCAGGAAGATCGATTTTACAGGAATGACGCTGACTATGAGACGTACAATCACCGTGGCAACCGCAGGAAGAGTCTGGATCGGTACGCCATGAGGCCCG AGGACAATGCGGAGAGCAGGATGGTGCGGACTCGTTCTCTGTCTAAGATCAGCTCGTCGGTTGCTAGGCAACAGTACGTTGATACCTCCGATGAGGATGAGTACCCGAggtaccccccccccatgtACCAGCAGCCCCCCCACCGCCGCAAGAACAGCAGAGCGTCGTCTCAGGAGACCCTGGGACAAGCCCCGCCT ATAAACGAGCTGAGCAAACGCATGTCGGCCATCGAGAGTCTGTTAAGTCgtctggaggagaagatgacGCCCGGCGACGAG GCGCCCACTCCGTCCGCTCAGAACGAGGAGGACAAGCTGCGCAGGAAGTTGAGCGAGTTGGCGGGAAACCTGAGCGATAAGGGCTTGTCATCGGACGACGAGAAGAAGCCCTTCCCTCTGGGTAAAGGTGCAGCCGGCGCCCGCGGCGCTGCCGTGACTCTGGGTTCCCTGAAGGTCAAAGAACTGAGCTCGTCCAGTGACGAGGTCCCGACCGAGGCTCAGAAG AGATCAACTGCCGCCGCCCTCTGTGACCTCACCACTGAGGTCCTGAGAACCATTAATGCCACAGAAAACGCAATGGTCGAGTACGGCCTCTCAGAGCCGACCGACAGATCTCACTTAGTAGGGACTGATGTAAAGCAAGCAGATGATGCTTTCAGGGAACTTGAGGAAAAT GTGTACATCACCGCTGGTCAGTCATACGAACTGGAGACAAAACTTCGGAAACTGGAGCAGAGCGCCAAAAATCATTTTGGAGGGACGACGGACTCTGAGCTGTCGGATCTGGAGGACGTGGTGGCGCTCACAGCCGCCAGAGTCCAGAGCGCAGAGAGCGAG GTTTCTGATATCGAGAGTAAAATCGCGGCTCTGAGCGCCGCAGGTTCCAAGAAGAAG ACTCCAGGATCTCATCAGAGGAAGAAATCCACTCAGGATCTGTCCA AAACTAACGGAGCACAGTGGAGATCAAACAACGTTTACTGA
- the mlpha gene encoding melanophilin a isoform X2, with protein MERKLDLSRLSDEEAKHVWEVIQRDFNLRKKEEVRLGDLKTQIEKEDTKRELLGSQSQLSDSMCIRCLQPFKFLVNSKRQCLDCRMYTCKSCSRYNKKEHGWVCDNCRMTRVLKIGTVGWYHDNVRNRFKRFGSAKVMRSLYKRLNGDGGRDDDTQSMPDVRNYMGNVNEDDHGESEAQRYKVMRKSKRLLSVHPLDFDSEEYFPHSRRTSVQMQEDRFYRNDADYETYNHRGNRRKSLDRYAMRPEDNAESRMVRTRSLSKISSSVARQQYVDTSDEDEYPRYPPPMYQQPPHRRKNSRASSQETLGQAPPINELSKRMSAIESLLSRLEEKMTPGDEAPTPSAQNEEDKLRRKLSELAGNLSDKGLSSDDEKKPFPLGKGAAGARGAAVTLGSLKVKELSSSSDEVPTEAQKRSTAAALCDLTTEVLRTINATENAMVEYGLSEPTDRSHLVGTDVKQADDAFRELEENVYITAGQSYELETKLRKLEQSAKNHFGGTTDSELSDLEDVVALTAARVQSAESEVSDIESKIAALSAAGSKKKTPGSHQRKKSTQDLSKTNGAQWRSNNVY; from the exons ATGGAGCGAAAACTGGATCTTTCTCGTCTGTCGGACGAAGAAGCAAAACACGTCTGGGAGGTGATTCAACGAGATTTTAACCTTCGGAAAAAAGAGGAGGTGCGACTGGG CGACTTGAAGACTCAAATTGAGAAGGAGGACACGAAGCGAGAGTTGTTGGGTTCTCAGAGTCAACTGTCGGACTCTATGTGTATTCGTTGTCTTCAACCGTTCAAGTTCCTGGTCAACAGTAAACGTCAGTGTCTCGACTGTCGCATGTACACGTGCAAATCCTGCAGCCGCTACAACAAGAAGGAGCACGGCTGGGTGTGTGATAACTGCCGCATGACCAG GGTGTTGAAGATCGGCACTGTGGGTTGGTACCATGACAACGTCAGAAACCGATTCAAACGCTTCGGCAGCGCCAAGGTCATGAGGTCGTTGTACAAGAGGCTGAACGGGGACG GTGGTCGTGATGATGACACGCAGAGTATGCCGGACGTCCGTAACT ACATGGGCAACGTTAACGAGGACGACCACGGCGAGTCCGAGGCTCAGCGCTACAAAGTG ATGAGGAAGAGTAAACGTCTGCTGTCAGTTCATCCGCTTGACTTTGACTCCGAGGAATATTTTCCTCATTCACGACGAACATCTGTGCAG ATGCAGGAAGATCGATTTTACAGGAATGACGCTGACTATGAGACGTACAATCACCGTGGCAACCGCAGGAAGAGTCTGGATCGGTACGCCATGAGGCCCG AGGACAATGCGGAGAGCAGGATGGTGCGGACTCGTTCTCTGTCTAAGATCAGCTCGTCGGTTGCTAGGCAACAGTACGTTGATACCTCCGATGAGGATGAGTACCCGAggtaccccccccccatgtACCAGCAGCCCCCCCACCGCCGCAAGAACAGCAGAGCGTCGTCTCAGGAGACCCTGGGACAAGCCCCGCCT ATAAACGAGCTGAGCAAACGCATGTCGGCCATCGAGAGTCTGTTAAGTCgtctggaggagaagatgacGCCCGGCGACGAG GCGCCCACTCCGTCCGCTCAGAACGAGGAGGACAAGCTGCGCAGGAAGTTGAGCGAGTTGGCGGGAAACCTGAGCGATAAGGGCTTGTCATCGGACGACGAGAAGAAGCCCTTCCCTCTGGGTAAAGGTGCAGCCGGCGCCCGCGGCGCTGCCGTGACTCTGGGTTCCCTGAAGGTCAAAGAACTGAGCTCGTCCAGTGACGAGGTCCCGACCGAGGCTCAGAAG AGATCAACTGCCGCCGCCCTCTGTGACCTCACCACTGAGGTCCTGAGAACCATTAATGCCACAGAAAACGCAATGGTCGAGTACGGCCTCTCAGAGCCGACCGACAGATCTCACTTAGTAGGGACTGATGTAAAGCAAGCAGATGATGCTTTCAGGGAACTTGAGGAAAAT GTGTACATCACCGCTGGTCAGTCATACGAACTGGAGACAAAACTTCGGAAACTGGAGCAGAGCGCCAAAAATCATTTTGGAGGGACGACGGACTCTGAGCTGTCGGATCTGGAGGACGTGGTGGCGCTCACAGCCGCCAGAGTCCAGAGCGCAGAGAGCGAG GTTTCTGATATCGAGAGTAAAATCGCGGCTCTGAGCGCCGCAGGTTCCAAGAAGAAG ACTCCAGGATCTCATCAGAGGAAGAAATCCACTCAGGATCTGTCCA AAACTAACGGAGCACAGTGGAGATCAAACAACGTTTACTGA
- the trim63a gene encoding E3 ubiquitin-protein ligase TRIM63a, whose protein sequence is MGSRQRQTKINHREKKKQTMDIQTSQVMRSLSAMESLEKQLSCPICLDMFNKPVVILPCQHNLCRSCANDLYESRNPYHFSGGTFRCPTCRFEVMLDRHGVYGLQRNLLVENIIDIYKQQQESRSGNGEDPPLKDKDTKEPMCKEHEEERINIYCITCQTPTCSMCKVFGQHKDCEVSPLHAIYQSQKSELCAAVELLAAGNSCVQAVVAQMDDTCKLIQDNGELQRRRLGESFDLLYAIMEERKGQLLEHISREEQDKMSALRALAERYKQQLQLSNQLQEKLQQSVQSSGAAEFLLTAKQLQEEAHKAASGVDLQRVEAGYESMEHLRLNTEEVETLLAHMDFRQDCEDEE, encoded by the coding sequence ATGGGCTCCAGGCAGCGGCAGACGAAAATTaaccacagagagaagaagaagcagacgATGGACATCCAGACGAGTCAGGTGATGCGTTCGCTCAGTGCCATGGAGAGTCTGGAGAAGCAGCTGAGTTGTCCAATCTGTCTCGACATGTTCAACAAACCCGTGGTCATCCTGCCCTGTCAACACAACCTCTGTCGCAGTTGCGCCAACGACCTCTACGAGTCCCGCAACCCCTACCACTTCTCTGGTGGCACCTTCCGCTGCCCCACCTGTCGCTTCGAGGTAATGCTTGACCGCCACGGTGTGTACGGGCTGCAGAGGAACCTGCTGGTGGAGAACATCATCGACATctacaagcagcagcaggagagccGCAGTGGAAATGGCGAGGACCCGCCCCTGAAGGACAAAGACACCAAGGAGCCCATGTGTAAGGAGCACGAGGAAGAACGCATCAACATCTATTGCATCACATGCCAGACGCCGACCTGCTCCATGTGCAAGGTGTTCGGGCAACACAAAGACTGCGAGGTGTCGCCGCTGCATGCCATCTACCAGAGCCAAAAGAGCGAGCTGTGTGCcgctgtggagctgctggctGCAGGAAACAGCTGCGTCCAGGCCGTCGTGGCGCAGATGGACGACACCTGCAAGCTGATTCAGGACAATGgcgagctgcagaggagacgcCTGGGCGAGAGCTTTGACCTGTTGTACGCCAtcatggaggagaggaagggtcagctgctggagcacaTCAGCCGCGAGGAGCAGGACAAGATGTCTGCGCTCCGAGCACTCGCCGAGCgctacaagcagcagctgcagctcagcaaccagctgcaggagaagctgcagcagagcgtGCAGAGCAGCGGCGCTGCAGAGTTCCTCCTCACCGccaagcagctgcaggaggaggcgcATAAGGCGGCGAGCGGCGTTGACCTGCAAAGAGTCGAAGCAGGCTATGAGAGCATGGAACACCTGAGGCtcaacacggaggaggtggagacgctGCTCGCTCACATGGACTTCAGACAGGACTGCGAGGACGAAGAGTAA
- the mlpha gene encoding melanophilin a isoform X3, which translates to MERKLDLSRLSDEEAKHVWEVIQRDFNLRKKEEVRLGDLKTQIEKEDTKRELLGSQSQLSDSMCIRCLQPFKFLVNSKRQCLDCRMYTCKSCSRYNKKEHGWVCDNCRMTRVLKIGTVGWYHDNVRNRFKRFGSAKVMRSLYKRLNGDGGRDDDTQSMPDVRNYMGNVNEDDHGESEAQRYKVMRKSKRLLSVHPLDFDSEEYFPHSRRTSVQQMQEDRFYRNDADYETYNHRGNRRKSLDRYAMRPEDNAESRMVRTRSLSKISSSVARQQYVDTSDEDEYPRYPPPMYQQPPHRRKNSRASSQETLGQAPPINELSKRMSAIESLLSRLEEKMTPGDEAPTPSAQNEEDKLRRKLSELAGNLSDKGLSSDDEKKPFPLGKGAAGARGAAVTLGSLKVKELSSSSDEVPTEAQKVYITAGQSYELETKLRKLEQSAKNHFGGTTDSELSDLEDVVALTAARVQSAESEVSDIESKIAALSAAGSKKKTPGSHQRKKSTQDLSKTNGAQWRSNNVY; encoded by the exons ATGGAGCGAAAACTGGATCTTTCTCGTCTGTCGGACGAAGAAGCAAAACACGTCTGGGAGGTGATTCAACGAGATTTTAACCTTCGGAAAAAAGAGGAGGTGCGACTGGG CGACTTGAAGACTCAAATTGAGAAGGAGGACACGAAGCGAGAGTTGTTGGGTTCTCAGAGTCAACTGTCGGACTCTATGTGTATTCGTTGTCTTCAACCGTTCAAGTTCCTGGTCAACAGTAAACGTCAGTGTCTCGACTGTCGCATGTACACGTGCAAATCCTGCAGCCGCTACAACAAGAAGGAGCACGGCTGGGTGTGTGATAACTGCCGCATGACCAG GGTGTTGAAGATCGGCACTGTGGGTTGGTACCATGACAACGTCAGAAACCGATTCAAACGCTTCGGCAGCGCCAAGGTCATGAGGTCGTTGTACAAGAGGCTGAACGGGGACG GTGGTCGTGATGATGACACGCAGAGTATGCCGGACGTCCGTAACT ACATGGGCAACGTTAACGAGGACGACCACGGCGAGTCCGAGGCTCAGCGCTACAAAGTG ATGAGGAAGAGTAAACGTCTGCTGTCAGTTCATCCGCTTGACTTTGACTCCGAGGAATATTTTCCTCATTCACGACGAACATCTGTGCAG CAGATGCAGGAAGATCGATTTTACAGGAATGACGCTGACTATGAGACGTACAATCACCGTGGCAACCGCAGGAAGAGTCTGGATCGGTACGCCATGAGGCCCG AGGACAATGCGGAGAGCAGGATGGTGCGGACTCGTTCTCTGTCTAAGATCAGCTCGTCGGTTGCTAGGCAACAGTACGTTGATACCTCCGATGAGGATGAGTACCCGAggtaccccccccccatgtACCAGCAGCCCCCCCACCGCCGCAAGAACAGCAGAGCGTCGTCTCAGGAGACCCTGGGACAAGCCCCGCCT ATAAACGAGCTGAGCAAACGCATGTCGGCCATCGAGAGTCTGTTAAGTCgtctggaggagaagatgacGCCCGGCGACGAG GCGCCCACTCCGTCCGCTCAGAACGAGGAGGACAAGCTGCGCAGGAAGTTGAGCGAGTTGGCGGGAAACCTGAGCGATAAGGGCTTGTCATCGGACGACGAGAAGAAGCCCTTCCCTCTGGGTAAAGGTGCAGCCGGCGCCCGCGGCGCTGCCGTGACTCTGGGTTCCCTGAAGGTCAAAGAACTGAGCTCGTCCAGTGACGAGGTCCCGACCGAGGCTCAGAAG GTGTACATCACCGCTGGTCAGTCATACGAACTGGAGACAAAACTTCGGAAACTGGAGCAGAGCGCCAAAAATCATTTTGGAGGGACGACGGACTCTGAGCTGTCGGATCTGGAGGACGTGGTGGCGCTCACAGCCGCCAGAGTCCAGAGCGCAGAGAGCGAG GTTTCTGATATCGAGAGTAAAATCGCGGCTCTGAGCGCCGCAGGTTCCAAGAAGAAG ACTCCAGGATCTCATCAGAGGAAGAAATCCACTCAGGATCTGTCCA AAACTAACGGAGCACAGTGGAGATCAAACAACGTTTACTGA